From the Cardiocondyla obscurior isolate alpha-2009 linkage group LG08, Cobs3.1, whole genome shotgun sequence genome, the window ACGCTTCTAAAACTAGACGCGCCACGTccttttttaatcgtattatCGGTATGTTCGAGAGTGCGTGTCTCGACAGCATCAAACGCGCGAGTGTCTATCTCGCAAAGAGCGAGTACCGGGCGTACGTATGAACGTACGTAAATGCGCGAAAAGAGGAGCGGTCCTCGCTTGAATAGGCGAGAGCGATGTAAaaattctcttctttctttcgaaACAACCGCGAAATAGCAGCGGAGATTCTCCTCTAACTCGCGCTTGTTACCACTGACGACTGGCTAAACTATCCGCTCATTTATTATCACTTATCGGCGCGCGCGGTCAGCTTTTGATTTACGTATGGCACTATGTTATATTATACGCGAATTACGTGTGTCCCTCGTTTCTTTGTTGCGGTGTTAAATGGCGGATGAAGCGACAATCATAGATGCCCTACGTTCACGCGACGAACAAACGGGAGCTCGTACAGGATCACGCGTTTTGTCGATCGAGACGTTATGATCGTGAACGATTCAGGACCGAATATCAACTTTAACCCAAGCCGGGAAAGAGATACGTATACATGTATGAGCACGTGTACGCACGATGAAGCCTGATCGCGAGAAAACGATAACACCCGATGATCCCGCGGTGTCGGAACCTCGGCCAAAGTATGAAGACCACCTTAGACTATGCCTGTGCGCGTGTGtacgtgtatatattttttttctttttttttttcgctagGGTGTTAATTACACCAGGATTGTCCCGAAGTCTAGCGGAGGTTCTCGACGAGGCTCCCGCGATGTTATTCCTTTCCGTTCACCCCCGTGGATATTGGCCAAACCGTTTGAACCCGAACCTTCTTTCCGCCGTTCGAGAGTGCTCTCGAAGACGGCCGGGACGTGGCTCGAGGACCGATCGTAAGGAAGACTGAGTAACGACGCGTCCCTCGAAAAGCCTCGGTTTATCAGCGCGCGACAGAGACAcgatcaaaaattgtttttaaacgCGCTGATTTTCACAACGGACGGACCGATTTTTTTGCATTCCGATACGTTTCTATCAGCACCACTCGATAATAACGACACGAGAGATAGAATTTTTCCGCGATTTATAGCGTACCACTCGTGCCGGAATTTTTCAAACGCCTCACGCGTCTCTCGACGCTCGAAACTCTCGAACTCCGCGCCATCGGTCAGCATCCGACCGTAAAAACAAGacaagaaaagggaaaaaccTTGATCCGTCTTCCGCGTCCCCTCTCAAGCTCCAAGCCCACGCGCGCGCCGCTTCCTCCGATTGACTTTGGCGTCACCCCGGGTTCTGGCAACCACCCTACACCCTACACCCTGCACCCTACGTTCTACACGTCCCTCTTTCTCTATCCCGGTTCAACCTGCTTTCGTTTCCTTCGCTACACCTtccgtctttttctttttttttaattccagcCTGCAACATTTCACCTCTGAAAATTCTCACgcccgtttctctctctctctctctttttgccCGCGTGTGTTTCTCTCTTCGCGCGCCCACAAAGAACGCACTTTTCGCCGTGAAATGCCGGCGTCtcattttatctctttctctctctttctcgcgatcgctaatttaatcatatattattgtaatatctttttctctccatACGCTCAGTGATTTAATCGAAATGTATAAACGCACGCATAGTGTGCACACGTGGAATTGATGAGATTCCCTCCCCGCTCTATCTCTTTATCTCTAggagtgattttttttttccccgctgGAAAAACCTCCGCTTCGCCGGCGGGCTTGTCCGTCTCTCTTCGCCCCGTTTTACCGCCCTTTCCTCCCTTCATCATCGCCTCCCGAATCTCGCGCACGCCCGCGAGATCCAGAACGGGTTCTCAGACTTATAATAGCAAAGTTAATGAGAGATTATCTGACACGGTCTACAATATATACGCACGTGTACGCCAGCCGCCTGCCAcgctttttttctccgcgctcgCGGCCGCGCGGCGTCTTTCGGAACGTAGATGCTAAAGAGAATacctataaatatattttatattacgtgtgtatatatatatatataataatataataatttatatatatgtatatatatatgtgtgtgtatgtgtgtacgtCCACATCACCATTTTACCacatctctttctttctgtctctccctctctctctcattttttttttgttttcctttaTACTTAAcatagaaaaaatatagaatttattttacttcgaacttaaatataaaataaacttctttctctctctttacgtctcgattattataatatataaatatacgattCTGTTATGCATCAACGTGTCACTGGTGTGTCTCTCGTGTGTCACGCGTGGGTGTGTGCGATgcgcgtgtacgtgtgtacgtgtgtttGTGAAGCTGTCCGCTCGTGTTACGGTTAtacaacaaataataataatatacaaatgtCGCCCGCGCGTGTCTTTCGTGCGCTCTTCGGAGCCCGTGCGtacgcgaattttatttttagcgtgCGTCTACAGCGCGTGCGGAGCGGGTGCGTGAGTGAAGCCCGCGAACTCCTCGCTCGTGTCCCACGCGTGCTGGGGGGCAGCGCGTGAAAGAGAGCGAGGATTGCGGCGGGTACATACGGGAGATAAAAGGAACTCGAGTGGAGAAACGCGAAACTAAGCGGCACGCGGCGAACGGAGACATTTCCGCGCGACGAGGAAtcaaaaaggaaaattaatagtaatagtaaagaaataaaaaaataaacaaaaggCCGAGTGACTCCTGTtcagaaaaatcgaaaaaatattcactCTTCATCTTCATATCGACGTCCATCACGAGATGGGCggcttaaatatatataatatatatatttatatataatatatgtaatatgtattatatatttcgacTTATTCGGAGCTGCGACTTTGAGCAtatattcgtttaaaaaatggCAACGATTGACAAGAACTTTtgataagaaaatagaaatgcaGACGACGTAGGAGACCTGGGGGAGAGGGAAACCGGGGGTGGAACAGGTGGATAAGTCGAGGGAAATAAAGTCGGCGGGGGTGTGAAAGGCGGAAGGTGGAATAAACAACGATGTcgaagcgagagaaaacggaaATGCGCGGAAGAATAGTGGTGTCACCTCTCTGCAGCTAACAGTCTAAGCTATATCGCGTTCAGTTGTTCAAGTAAATATTTCGAAGTACATTCGTTCTCTCCTGTCACGCGCGTTTAGGGCCGCCGTTGCAAAGCCCCCGTTTGATTAGCTTCTTTCCCCTTATCGTCCTTCTTCGAAACGAGATTATATATGCAGAAACGGGGTCGTAGGGACACGTACCGAGCTCCCTCTCGTGCTGCATGCGAAGGACGGGCATcacggttttctttttttttctgccgcACCCTCGCGTCTAACGGAGAGCCCTTAAGATCGCCCTTTGCGAAAAGCGCGATGCCAGTCCGCGAGAACGGGAAAGGGACAGAACGAAGTCGCAATTCCGACCACCTCGCTAAGGTAACGAGATGTTTGGCGCTTCCGTCCTTCCTCCCAGCGATCTCGGAGAGGAAGCGGTACAGTGGCGTtatcgtatatgtatatagactAATATGAACGTATATGACGGACGCGGGGTCCGATATACATCCATgtgatatacatacatatatatatatagatatatatttatacttatGCGGGGTAATATAGCGATAATATGTGATTATGTCTTTCCgaacgaaaaaattaaaagaagacaTCGCTACGTATGCGTCGTCGATCCTTAACGTGAAACGAGTGTCGTTCGTAGTCGTTGAAAGTTTAAGCGCGACCCGCTCGATTATCGCGAGCTGGAAAACACCAGCCCCGCAAGAAAACTGCCGGGGCGCCATCGACCGACCCCGTTTTTTGCGCCCGTTCTTCCTGCCCGAGAGCGGACGCGCGGCCCCTCGACTTACCGCGCCGCGTTCTATTCTCTCCCCCtagtctctcttttttttttctttttatcagcATAAATTTTCTGCAATTTTCCATTCTCTCTAAGCGCCATGTGGCACATTCCTAGGTAGTGTATCGATAACTCgtttcccccccccccctaATTGCGGTGTCGCGGCGATGGACCACCCGTCGTCCCGTCGCGCGAGATACGCGAAAGATACAAAATTCTAGATTCCGTCGACAAAATATCATTCGCCGCTTGCATATCTCGTTCATTCACGCGTTATCACATTCTCTCGTCGCTTTCGCGCCACTCTCTGTCAGACTTTCTGACGTCGCGTGTCCGTGTACACCTATACGCGCGCGTGTAGGTGTACACGCACACccatttacatttataatatattagagCTATtatgtttgttttttttttcttttttatccaTTGCTATTTCACCTTATATAAAGagatattttaagataatacTCTAATGGCGAGGGAAGCCGGGTGGAACGAACGCGCCGTCCGCTATATATTCACTACGTCATTTCGTGGCGAATCGAGGGGCCCGTGACCCTCTcttttccctctctttttcacgTGTAGGATGTCTGTGCGAGATCATCTATCAGTGTGTCCGGTGGTGTGGTATGCGTGTACGTGTGTCCCCCGTGTACGTGTAGATAATTCTCGGTAATCTTCGCTGTCGCGCTAGCGACACCGCGCAGCTCGCAGGTTCGTCGAGTAATTGTACACTCGGCAACGGAAAACCCCCCTTTCCGGATCGATGAACTTAACACTTTCTACGCGCGTTTCGAGTAAACGCTGAGatcaaaaatatatcgcgcccttttcctcaatttttttttttttttttcttccgaggaaaacaggaaagaaaaaaaaaacacgcgagatctcgcgaaaatcgcgaaggTATCCGCGAAATGATCGGAGATACCTTCCCTTTTGTCTAGCCCTTTTGGCACAAAATCAAGCATCGTAGGattagacaaataaaaattttaaacacgtATCTTCTCCTTCGTTCATCACCGATAAAAAAGACTGACAATGAGTCGAAGATACGCGCGAAAGCATGCTTTGATCGGAAAGCTCGGAAgcattcaaaaaaaaaaaaaaaaaaattgaaagttaTTTCTTCGAACACGATTTCAAACGGCATTCGTTATTCGAGTAtggtcgttaaaaaaataaaaaaagctacggaaagaaaaattcgataaaagcTCTAAGATTGATCATGCTAGAGAAGCCGCCTCCGTTCCCAGCAAACGTTCGACCCAGGGAAAATCTCAGGAACGAGCAGAGAGTTTCTTAGGTAAGAGCAAAACGCCAGCGATAACGTGGCTAAAAAGATTCGGCGGTGAGGATGATCGGTCCGCGACTTGATCGATTAATTTCGGACCGCAGCCTCCGCgatggaaagaaaagagagtaGCGTCTCGGTAACCATCAGTCTCGCTACTAGAAATATCAGTCGCATTATTGCAGCGTCGATCTTTTGCGGGCAATAGAGAAGGCTTTTTTATATCTCTCGCATGTTACTGCGGACGGTACGACGAGTTTTACTCGTTCGGCGTCCCCGTACCGTCTCTCCCATATCTCGTGGTTTATTAGAGTACTCGACGAGCTGCGAGCCCAATCTATGCAAGCGTCAAGGGACGgcgggagaggagaggaaatAGGAGAAGAGGCAAATGCGGGGGGTACAGCGGGAGGAAAGTTGGACGAGGGAGCAAGCGATGACGATGACGTAGGTGTGAGTGTTTCCATCCCTATCTCTgtctctttaaatatatatctcgtaGAACTTAAAAGCTGGCTTCGTTGTATCCGGTGAACGGGAACTCGACGGACTCGACGATCGGCCCCGAACGATCGACTCGTCGAGGCGAATCCCCGTCGCGTAAAAGAGATTATTGGCAGCCGTGGAATTGAGATTTTTGTGCGCGTTCGGTCCCctggcggcgacgacgacggtgccaCACCGGGCCACGGGTGAGATGGTGATAACGATGGCCGACGATGATGGGCGACAACGACGACAGCGAAGGGAAAAAGGCCAACTTTGAGAACTGCCGAGAGGATTGATCGCGCAAGCATCGTCGTTGTCGCGCGAGCGCCAAATGCTCTTCTCCAACAGAGTCGTCGTGCGCCCACTGGAACTGCGTTATTAGCCGTATACTCGAAGAGCGGTCGGAGGTGCTGATCCAGCCGCTGCGTACACCGGACGTCGCGACACGGGAGACTGACGGGCGGCGGCTCGGCGGGGCCCCTCTTAGGAGGAGAAAATACGGAGCACCTGCAGGACACGTCGTGCGCATACCGGGCAGCTTGGATCCGGGCTCTCGCAGACCCGATTGCCGCAATCCATGCAGAAAAGATTGTGTCCGCAGGGTACCAACGCCGCGGTGACTTCCTTGTCGCCACATACGACGCAGTCCCGCCGTGCGCCGCCCAGAAGCGAATCTGTGGGCGACGCCGGGCTCGCCGTCGCCGGCGGCGACGGCCTCGAAGGTAGCGCGACACTCGGGAACGACCAGATCGACGACGTCGAAGTTGGCTGCGACTCGAACGATGGCGACTCGCCGAGTCCCTCATCCCTCTCTAAATTGTTCCAAATGGCGACGAGGTCGTTCATTCCCATCCCGGCGGAGCTGCTGGACGAGCTGCTGCAGCTGGCACTGCTCGAGAACGCTCCGTTCGAGCTGCTGGAGCTGTTGGATCCTGGCTGATCGATACCTTGTATACCGAGAACCGAGCCGAGACCGCCGCGGCAAAGGGCGCCTAGCAGATCGGTATCGTCTACGACGCCGGGCGCGGTGCCGGTTCGCAGGGTGATGTGAGCTTGTATTTCGCGTCTAGCCGCCTCGACGCTTTCCGGCAGTCCTGTCACCTCGAATACGGGCTCCTTGTCGCGACTGGGTGTCACGATATAGGTATGCGTTTGATGCTGAATTCGTTTGATGGTCGCGCCCTTAGGGCCCACGACCAGACCCACTACTCTGTAGGGCACTCGTACCTGAATCGTTATGTGACCGGGCACCGTCGCCGGTGGCCCAGGTGGCGCGCCTAGGAGAGTGCCCAGGGAACTCTTGCGTGATGCGCGAATCTGCGAAAAGTGCTCCGCGGCGGAGAGAATCTCACGCTTCGCACGGGCTACGTCCTCCTTGCGACCGGTCACCACGAAGACGGGTTCTTCGCCGCGCACCGGTGTTTTGATGTAGGTGTTCGTCTTCGCTCGTAGAGCTTTGATCTTGCAGCCtgtaaaaaaacgaaaaaactcGTTAATTTTGCATCGATACTTTCCCACTCAAACGTTAAATATCtcttaaaattcttttaaataaaaatatcaatttttatcgccGTAACAAAGAAGTACACGATCGCAATTACTACGCTTATTTACCGCGCGCTCTCGTTTGCGCGCCGCGCGACTTCTTTATTTCTCACCGGGCCCTCCCCCCCGGCTCGCGCCGTGAACCTTCAAAAGTAGCAGCACGTCCATGATGCAATTGTTTGCGCATAGAGGGATACAACGCGGTGGTGAGcgcggagaggagagaaaaggagaggtCTCCGAGTAGGCACGCCGCGCGATGCAGGCGAACGCGGCGCGGTGAGAGAGAGCAGGGTGCAGGAAACTGGAAGGAAGGAGGTCCCGACCCGGTCTGGACCTCGGTCTCGCAGACTCTTTGGCCTTGAGCCAGCGCAATGCTAGCAATGCAGGTGAACCACTCCTCCCCTCCTCTTCGCGCTCCTGGCTCTTAACCGTAGTTTCCTTCTCGCGCTCATCCTGGGAACcttccgtttctctttctccgtctctaTCCTCCACGAACTCGCTGCGTCCTCCTCTCTCCCCCCGTCCCATCTCCCCCGGCCCCCTTCAAACCTCCCTTTCATTCAGTTCACTCTCTCCTTCGTCGCGATGGAAGGAGAGAAGGCGAACGTACGTTGCATCGCATACCACGCACAGCTTTTTCGTCTCACTCTCTCCCtgtctctcgttctctctttttcccgaCCAGCGCTATTATACAATTGTCTCTATTTCTCCCTTCGCGTTGCCCGCGATCAAATTTTGCGTTTTCCAGCGCGTGTTCGAGCGCGCGTGCACCGTGCGACGCAAGAAAGCGAAACGTGACGAGGCGGAATTCAGGGTAAAAGAGCGTGAGGACAAGAGCAAGGCCACGAATAAATTCTCCGGAATGATTTTGTTCGCGCGCGATAGAATGCCGGCGCGGGGTGCCCCAGGCCTAGACGTGTATCTTTGCGTAAGCGCGCGACATGCATCGCAGCAATGTCACGGACGGTATTTCCGCTTCTTCAGGGCCGTCGTGCACCGCGACGCATAATCCCAATGTCGATACGGAACGAAAGGAGAGTACGTGACTGTGAACAGTCAAGCAACTCGCgcaaaatgtacaaagaaatttgcgtatataattaaattaaatatctgtaaagcatatttttttatttttttcctcgacgtTATTTCGAATTATTCCGACGTTCTCTCGCGTCGGGGTGAAACTTTTACACCTCCAGGCTATAATGTTCGGGTGCAATTAACCGCGCGTTCGCCAGCCGAGTTTCCGCTCCTCAGAGGCTTCTCTCGTTCCTTCTTATTCCGGAAATTTACCTAGGGCGAATCGGAGCGACTTCGATTCGGCTAAATAACTCGGCGTCGAGATAGAGGCAGGTGGACGAGGTGAATCGGAGAATACCCGggtgcgcgcgcgctcgcgtacgcgtgcgtgcatgcgtgcgaGACGACGAACTCGTGCACAGGTATACACGCGCGGCAGGAGAGCGAAGACCCGCCAAGGCGAGGAAGGTTGCCGTGCTCTCGTAGAGCCTCGAGGAAGGTGGCGATGGTGGTTGGCGATGGTACCAATGGTGGTGGTACAaacggagaaagaggaggCGGTGGGGCGTGGGTCGTAGACAGTTGAAGGGCCGCGGCCAAGGTGAGGCGAGACGAAGAGATAGGGAAAAGAAGAAGTAAGGAAAGAGCGAGAAGGCGAAAAggcggagggaaagagaggtgaaagaaagaaagaaggccCCGTCCGTCAGAGAGAACGCTGCTTGCACCGGGGACCCTTTGCTTTGTTCGCCTCGTCTAAGGGacgcgagagaacgagaagagGATCGAAAGGAACGAGTCCGGGGCCTTTCGGTCGGGGCCTTTCTTGATCCACCGCGCCGTGGCCATCGTACGTACCCGCGGTATCGTAGGCCAGCGAATCCGGATTTGAATCCCGGCCTTCGAGTCGAGCGCGCAAAGAAAGTACGCAACAACTAGTCATTTCAATTTGCGCGAACACGATTGGCGACGAGAATCCGTCGTCGTTAGGGCATAATCGCGCGGGTGACTGCAAATTCATTTTTTCTGTCCGCGAAAGACGGGCCCGTCATTCGTGACTGATGCACACGGGACACCGTCTGAATGCCGGATGCGAGTACAATCATGAACGAATGCTATTCGATGGAGTTGCGTCTCTCCATTCCCACGATACATCACGCGTCTGAATGACGTTGCTAAaatcagcagcagcagcaccaACGACAACGACGGTGGCACCAGCGGCGGCTCCCCAAAGGCTGCAGGATCAATAGTTACAGGCTTCCACGCGCCTCACGGCTGCATTATAGACGCTCCGTGTAACTCGAGTGCATAGGGCGTCAAATATATAGACTGCGTCGACGTTTCTAAATTTGTCCTTGCGCCGTTCCCTATATCGGAATTCTTTCCCTACttgctaatttttatttgtattattctgaaattaataatgccTATAAGacctaattattatttgaaattgttACAAAGCGCTCGAATAAATTTCTCGGCTCAGTTCTTATTGTTACTGTACTTCTCGGAAAGGCCAAAGTAATAGGTTTCGACGGAGGAAAGTTCCGACAGAAACATTCATGGGCCATCTGCTCGTCTTTGCTTTAATTGCGCCCACCAAATACGCCACGAAGAGATGCCCCGTTTCTCAAAGATTTACTTGAAAGAtttcacaattattttaaaacacgagaaaacagttttttttttttttaattaagttttattaattaaatcatcgagaaaaagagagagaaattatgTACTGTTTATTCgtaattctaataattatatttttctttttttttttatttttcggaattaatattttaaccgGATGTCTGTGACAAATTTGTACTTTATCTCCTCCGaagaaattcgtaaaaaaaatttccttcgGAAAGGCAAGTCTCATTTTACGTGCGCCGGGCCACCGGACTGCATCGGGAAGCTACAAAGTTAACATCTCGAATGCGTGGCTTCCTCGGCCGTTCGGCGACAGCAGGGTTTGTTTAGGGCTCGATGGACTCTTAAGTAGCGGTACCCTTTGGCGTCGTGGATGCGTCCGTAGGTCCTCTCGGCGCATGGAGCTGGCGGGTTTCTCAGGCAGGTCAGTGAAACTGCGCCGTCAAGTTGAAGGCCAACACCCCCACAATGCAACGGCCGAGCTGCACCACCGCCACTCTCCCTTCCCTTCCGCCCCACCATATCGTTAGATCTGCCGCCTCTTCCTCCCGCGTGCCATCCCTTTCCTCTTCCCGCCGTCGCCCCCTTCTAACGTAACTCCACtcgacacgcgcgcgcgagctacACAGTCGAGAAAACTCCAATAACTCGCCGATAACTCGCCGCCGCCTCCGTACAAATACTCCCCCTTACCCGTGCGGACTTATCTCGCTGGAGGCGATTAATCATCATCCCCTCGTCTTCCCGCTTCTCATATCGCACCTGAGAAACTCCCGAAACTTCGTATCGGCATTCGCGACGAAAACAACAAAGCGGTACCAAGATGAGAGACCTTATTCAgaaagatatatgtatgtaaattattcGAGACCGCAGTTTCTTCCaacacaaatatataaatcaatattGCATCAATATATATGAAATGCATCGAaccaacaattaaaattttctattgcccgaaaaagaatttaaaaaaaaagaaaaaaaaaaaaaagaggaagcaGACTGTGTGAATGAAGTGACGTTCCCTCGGCAAGACAGCTTGCAGCTGCaattttccctctttctccgtctcctTCTTTGGGTAGCTCGGGCGAAGGAGGACGTAGGAACACGCAGTCATTCGTGCGTTGACCATCGGGCAATCCAGATCGCCGAGTGCGCGCGCAGGTGTGGTAACGACCCGCACCGTCCATCCGTCCATCGTCGCCTCgtcttttttcctcctttctctccccctACGCGAGAGAgatttcctctttctctctttctcggtcCCTCTCGCCCTCTCTGTTCGCTCTCCTCTACCCCTCTCACCTCTGCTGACCCCTCGCGAAGGCCAGAAATTCCAGCCTCCTCTCGAAATAGATCGATGACACTCTCAACTAAGCATACACGCGCACGCATCGTCTCTCTCGTCGCGTGCATTCTCTCCGCatcctctctcctctttctctctcgaaacTGATGTCTCTGAAATAACCGAGGCGAGGCTCACTCATCGGACTGGGGAATAAGGTGCAACGCACGCACGCGTTCACCAGCACGTCTCTGCCTCTCTTCTCTACCCACCGCGTCTTTTCGCGTCCTTCTCCTTTCTTCTTTAATCACTCTCGCTCCGTCACcatgcctctctctctctctttctctcttcctccggCGGACCCCGGGATTTtgcctttctctcgctcgcaactcgctcgctcgcagtTGCAACTGCCGTCGCGTCCGACACTGTCTCGAACGGCAGTGGAGGTCATACTATATTAAGATTGAACTCCACTGACACCGCGGCCCAACGGCGTTTGTTCTCCCCCTCctactctctttctctctctttttctctctctttctccgtctttctcttCCGCTTCTCCTTCTGGTCCGCGCACGCCGTGCATTCTTTTCCCTCGGACTCGAGCGGCAATTCTCACAATAATATGTTCGTCCGTACGTAGAAGACTCCCGATGAGAGGTCCGGTCGGCGATCTCACGATGAAAAATGTAGATTGTGCCAGGCCGTTAATCTTCTATGGAAATGCGGAGAGACGATGATCCTTGAAGAGAGAGTAAGGACACCCTCGAGCCATACCGGGACGACAAAGGCGCGCGAGATCGTGTCTCTCCGCGAGCATATCGAGCGATATATATCTCTCTTACCAGCCTCGATAAAAAGCGATAAAAGCAAAATTTCATTCCCGCACCACGGGACGAACCgagttatgaaatttattttacagaggCGCGCAAATATTATTACGGAAAGGAAACGGCGCAGCGGGCGCGTTTACTCTGCTCGATGATTCATTATCGGTTTGCGCGCGTGCACCGCCGCCGTTCGGGACTTATGCGGCCAACGGAGTACGTATATAATTACGCGATATTGGATGTCACGATATTAACGAGCCGCAGCGGATATAATGGGATGCGCTTGCCCACCGTGGAAGCCACTCCGCCCAGAGTCCCGCTTCGCCCGAGTCCAAAGGGTGAGTCACTCCGTCGATCGACCTACCTCAAACTCGCCTCTGCGAGGGAGCGGACGACACGCGGGAAAAGCACTCCGGCCGTGAAGGAAACGCTCCGGGATCGGTTATACGCGGTTTAGCACCGGCCGATCGACCGtaccgagagaagcgagagacaATACGTAAAGGTGGTGCTCCAGATCCGTCGCGCTTCGCCGCGCGGCaaagagaaaagtaaatttcCGAGGGAGCGATATATTTTTCCGCGGTAGCCTCTCACCCGGACAGCGCCGGGAGGAAATCGACGCCAATGTCTCTTTGTCCGATTCAATTCCCAATCGCGACTCTCGTTTCTGT encodes:
- the LOC139105100 gene encoding RNA-binding protein MEX3B-like, with amino-acid sequence MPTSLFSEMDRGTSGGGAGVSFEDQRALQLAFELSMLGIPEGSSGCPGAGTGNGTTNDPDPLQAAPAVFEEARSKKSQNMTECVPVPSSEHVAEIVGRQGCKIKALRAKTNTYIKTPVRGEEPVFVVTGRKEDVARAKREILSAAEHFSQIRASRKSSLGTLLGAPPGPPATVPGHITIQVRVPYRVVGLVVGPKGATIKRIQHQTHTYIVTPSRDKEPVFEVTGLPESVEAARREIQAHITLRTGTAPGVVDDTDLLGALCRGGLGSVLGIQGIDQPGSNSSSSSNGAFSSSASCSSSSSSSAGMGMNDLVAIWNNLERDEGLGESPSFESQPTSTSSIWSFPSVALPSRPSPPATASPASPTDSLLGGARRDCVVCGDKEVTAALVPCGHNLFCMDCGNRVCESPDPSCPVCARRVLQVLRIFSS